One genomic segment of Desulforamulus reducens MI-1 includes these proteins:
- a CDS encoding amino acid permease, whose amino-acid sequence MSVKEELKPGGGSSGEGLQRGLKSRHLQLIALGGIIGSGYFLGTGYVIDSAGPSAFLAYLLGGLIVLCVMLCMGELAVAIPISSSFVTYANDFISPSWACGVGWSYWLTWIFYVPAEMIAAGIIMNNFFPAIDTIYWAVGFGLIITYINLSYVGTFGELEFWLAIVKILAIIMFIVLGTLIFLGVIGSEGFKGTSVLLGDGGFIPKGSWAILLTMVIILVNFQGSEIIGLAAGESKEPEKTIPIAIKSVTWRIIALYIIPLFLLVSIFPWKEAGLQESAFAAALNSYGFTWAGGLFSFVVLTAAISCSNSGLYGCTRALYALAREGMAPEFLGRVNKNGVPQNATLLSIAGCWICVLAYTFDTSETVFTYLLALSGFSGAIAWISICWSQLNFRRKLEREGFDINSLKYRTPFFPYLTHFAIWVQVACLGIIAFNEDLRVSLYIGLPLLLLPIIWYKIWGYKLKPHEIRVKFEDVFVK is encoded by the coding sequence ATGTCAGTAAAAGAGGAACTAAAGCCTGGAGGGGGAAGCAGCGGAGAGGGATTGCAAAGGGGTCTTAAGTCAAGACACTTGCAATTGATCGCTCTGGGAGGCATTATTGGCAGTGGCTATTTTCTTGGTACCGGTTATGTAATTGACTCAGCCGGACCGTCAGCATTTCTGGCCTATTTGTTAGGAGGACTGATCGTTCTCTGTGTTATGCTCTGTATGGGCGAACTGGCGGTGGCGATACCCATTTCCAGTTCCTTTGTAACCTATGCAAATGACTTTATCTCGCCATCCTGGGCCTGTGGTGTGGGATGGTCCTATTGGCTAACTTGGATCTTTTACGTACCGGCGGAGATGATAGCGGCCGGAATTATCATGAATAACTTTTTCCCGGCCATTGATACTATTTATTGGGCTGTGGGTTTTGGACTTATTATTACGTATATTAATTTATCTTACGTAGGTACCTTTGGTGAGTTGGAATTTTGGCTAGCCATTGTTAAAATTTTGGCCATTATCATGTTTATTGTCTTAGGCACACTAATTTTCTTAGGAGTAATAGGTAGCGAAGGGTTTAAAGGTACCTCTGTTCTACTGGGTGATGGTGGGTTTATTCCTAAGGGATCCTGGGCAATTCTTTTGACGATGGTCATAATTTTGGTTAATTTTCAAGGTTCCGAGATCATTGGTCTGGCCGCTGGAGAAAGTAAAGAACCGGAGAAAACCATACCCATTGCCATTAAAAGTGTTACTTGGCGTATCATTGCTCTCTATATTATTCCCCTATTCTTACTGGTGAGTATCTTCCCCTGGAAAGAGGCTGGCCTGCAAGAAAGTGCCTTTGCTGCGGCACTTAATTCCTATGGATTCACGTGGGCTGGTGGGCTGTTCTCCTTCGTTGTACTGACAGCAGCCATATCCTGTTCAAATTCTGGCCTTTATGGTTGCACCAGGGCATTATATGCACTGGCTCGAGAGGGTATGGCACCAGAATTTTTGGGGCGTGTAAATAAAAATGGAGTACCCCAAAATGCGACCCTGCTCTCCATTGCCGGGTGCTGGATCTGTGTTTTAGCCTATACCTTTGATACCAGCGAAACTGTGTTCACTTATTTGCTGGCTTTGTCAGGTTTTTCTGGGGCCATTGCCTGGATTTCTATTTGCTGGTCTCAGCTAAATTTCCGACGCAAATTGGAAAGGGAAGGTTTTGATATAAACTCCCTAAAATACCGGACACCATTTTTCCCTTATCTAACCCACTTTGCCATTTGGGTTCAAGTGGCCTGTTTGGGTATTATTGCCTTTAATGAAGATCTTAGAGTATCTTTGTACATTGGTTTACCACTCTTATTATTACCAATTATTTGGTATAAAATTTGGGGTTACAAGCTGAAACCACATGAAATCAGAGTTAAATTTGAGGATGTTTTTGTAAAATAA
- a CDS encoding amino acid ABC transporter substrate-binding protein: MKKRGLWFLVLVLTLALVTMGCGGGEKEKQAANQEPAKQTEKNTLDQIKEKGVIVAGLDDTFAPMGYRDESNKLVGFDIDMGEEMAKRLGVKIQWQPTQWDGIIMALDSKRFDIILSGMTVTEERKKSINFSVPYVGDGQIMVVKKGTTGFNTAADLKGKVVGTQAGSSGEEAVKKVEGIKEVKLYKTYPEAFTDLQIGRIPVVVCDRITASHYISKRADTYEIVGEKITDEPLAIGLRKSDPELKEAIDNVLNEMKKDGTLTKISMKWFNRDITVK, translated from the coding sequence GTGAAAAAGAGAGGTTTGTGGTTTTTGGTTTTGGTTCTTACCTTAGCTCTGGTGACTATGGGATGTGGCGGCGGAGAAAAAGAAAAACAAGCCGCTAATCAAGAACCCGCAAAGCAGACTGAGAAAAATACCTTGGATCAAATCAAAGAAAAAGGTGTAATTGTTGCTGGTTTGGATGACACCTTCGCACCTATGGGCTACCGTGACGAAAGCAATAAATTGGTTGGTTTTGATATTGACATGGGCGAAGAAATGGCTAAACGTTTGGGTGTTAAAATTCAGTGGCAGCCCACCCAGTGGGACGGTATCATTATGGCTTTAGACTCTAAGCGTTTTGACATAATTTTATCCGGTATGACTGTTACCGAAGAACGTAAAAAGTCCATTAATTTCTCTGTTCCCTATGTTGGGGATGGCCAGATTATGGTAGTTAAGAAAGGTACCACTGGTTTTAATACAGCAGCAGATTTAAAGGGTAAGGTAGTAGGAACCCAGGCTGGTAGTTCCGGTGAAGAAGCTGTTAAGAAAGTTGAAGGGATTAAAGAAGTTAAACTATATAAAACCTATCCCGAAGCCTTTACCGATCTGCAAATCGGTCGTATTCCCGTGGTTGTCTGTGACCGCATCACCGCCAGTCACTACATCAGCAAGCGTGCTGATACCTACGAAATCGTAGGAGAAAAAATCACAGACGAACCTCTGGCAATTGGTCTTCGTAAATCCGATCCAGAGTTAAAAGAAGCTATAGATAACGTACTGAACGAAATGAAAAAGGATGGAACCTTAACTAAAATTTCTATGAAGTGGTTTAACAGAGATATTACCGTTAAGTAA
- the ehuA gene encoding ectoine/hydroxyectoine ABC transporter ATP-binding protein EhuA, whose product MIKVQNITKDFGKLKVLRGLDLEVKQGEVVVIIGPSGSGKSTFLRCLNHLESINSGNIFFEDKPVGFKQTPDGKKIPIKGKELCQLRSQMGMVFQRFNLFPHMTALNNVMEGPLTVLGKTKPDARDLALELLGKVGLANKAENFPSQLSGGQQQRVAIARALAMQPKLMLFDEPTSALDPELVGEVLSVIKNLATEGMTMIIVTHEMAFAREVADRVIFMDEGKIVEMGNPEQIFSKPRHPRTREFLSSVLRGYEKEPFSQVV is encoded by the coding sequence ATGATTAAGGTTCAAAATATTACCAAAGACTTTGGTAAACTAAAAGTGCTAAGGGGACTCGACCTGGAAGTAAAACAAGGTGAAGTGGTGGTCATCATTGGTCCCAGTGGTTCTGGTAAAAGTACCTTTCTCCGTTGCCTAAACCACCTTGAATCCATTAACAGTGGCAATATTTTCTTCGAGGATAAACCTGTTGGTTTTAAACAAACCCCTGATGGTAAAAAAATACCGATTAAGGGTAAAGAATTATGCCAACTACGCAGCCAAATGGGCATGGTCTTCCAAAGATTTAACCTGTTCCCCCATATGACAGCGCTAAATAATGTTATGGAAGGTCCTTTAACGGTTCTGGGCAAAACTAAACCCGATGCCCGTGACTTAGCCCTTGAACTTTTGGGTAAAGTAGGCTTGGCTAATAAGGCAGAAAACTTCCCTAGCCAACTTTCCGGCGGTCAACAGCAACGGGTTGCCATAGCCCGGGCTTTGGCCATGCAACCAAAACTGATGCTTTTTGATGAGCCTACCAGTGCTCTGGACCCAGAGTTGGTTGGTGAAGTTCTCTCCGTCATTAAAAATTTGGCAACTGAAGGTATGACCATGATTATCGTTACTCACGAAATGGCCTTTGCCCGCGAAGTGGCAGATCGTGTTATCTTTATGGATGAGGGAAAAATTGTTGAAATGGGCAATCCTGAGCAGATTTTTTCTAAACCGCGTCATCCAAGAACGAGGGAATTCTTAAGTAGTGTTTTACGAGGATATGAAAAGGAACCCTTCTCCCAGGTGGTGTAA
- a CDS encoding Na/Pi cotransporter family protein, whose translation MQWQYALFNMIGGVGLLLYGMSLMKDNLQKVAGKKFREVLILLTKNRLVGLGLGTLMTLLFQSSTATTVLLIGLTSASIITLRQTLAVLLGADIGSTITAQLIALKATEISLPIIFVGSFIFLFSKSNRKKRFSLALIGFGILFLGLKMMADTMYPLKNDPSFGKILMQISSNPFLDIIVAALFTFLISSSAATIGIIMLLTMQHMIELKPAIYMLLGANIGTTFTPMLSSIGSSRESQRVAVAHFLFKVLGVLLAFPLVDYIIELMKLVTNSPGFQVANTHTFLNIIMAFLFLPFIQYIARLLEIIVPEKKNVANEIKPKYLDENLLASPVVAIGMATKEIINISDYIAEMVKSVSTLFDRYNQDMADKILEKEDKVDLLSIATTQYLTALLRQPLTKEEFKRAMELLNIVREYEFIGDVIERNIITKAENMNNRNLEFSLSGAKEIQSLSERVVHLLQLVNTAFATNNDGLAEQAKLFYEEIVDLQFRLQMSHLIRMKEGSRETERTSFSHMELINCYIRMSEHLKNIAMLMSLSNDVPCTWQDGMMQLNTNSQ comes from the coding sequence GTGCAATGGCAGTATGCACTGTTTAATATGATTGGCGGAGTGGGCTTATTGTTATATGGTATGTCATTGATGAAAGATAATTTACAAAAAGTGGCTGGCAAAAAGTTTCGTGAGGTTTTAATATTACTTACCAAGAACAGGTTGGTGGGTCTGGGGTTAGGTACTCTGATGACACTTTTATTTCAAAGTAGTACAGCAACCACTGTGTTGTTAATTGGCTTAACCAGTGCGTCCATAATAACCCTACGTCAAACCCTGGCCGTCCTGCTGGGTGCAGATATAGGCAGTACCATAACAGCACAACTAATTGCTCTTAAGGCAACTGAAATCTCATTACCCATTATCTTTGTAGGATCGTTTATTTTTTTATTCTCAAAAAGTAATCGAAAAAAACGGTTTTCTTTAGCTTTAATTGGTTTTGGAATTTTGTTTTTAGGGTTAAAAATGATGGCAGACACCATGTATCCGCTAAAAAATGACCCTTCTTTTGGGAAAATTCTTATGCAAATCAGTAGCAACCCATTTCTAGATATTATTGTAGCTGCTCTGTTTACTTTTTTAATCTCCAGCAGCGCAGCCACCATTGGGATTATTATGCTGCTGACTATGCAGCACATGATTGAACTAAAACCAGCTATTTATATGCTTTTGGGAGCTAACATTGGCACGACATTTACACCGATGCTGTCCAGTATTGGGTCATCCCGAGAATCACAAAGGGTTGCTGTGGCACATTTTTTATTTAAAGTATTAGGAGTATTGTTGGCGTTTCCGCTAGTTGATTATATCATTGAATTGATGAAACTAGTGACAAATTCCCCTGGTTTTCAGGTGGCCAACACCCATACTTTCCTTAATATCATCATGGCCTTTTTGTTTTTACCCTTTATTCAATATATCGCTCGACTCTTAGAAATTATTGTTCCTGAGAAAAAGAATGTTGCCAATGAAATAAAACCTAAATATTTAGATGAAAATCTACTGGCCAGCCCGGTTGTAGCCATTGGTATGGCAACTAAGGAAATTATTAATATTTCGGACTATATTGCAGAGATGGTAAAATCGGTATCAACTTTGTTTGATCGTTATAACCAGGATATGGCTGATAAAATTCTGGAAAAGGAAGATAAAGTGGATTTGTTATCCATTGCTACCACTCAGTACCTCACGGCGCTGTTGAGACAACCTTTAACAAAGGAGGAGTTCAAGCGGGCGATGGAGTTGCTAAACATCGTCAGGGAATATGAATTTATTGGGGATGTAATAGAAAGAAATATTATTACGAAGGCAGAGAACATGAATAATCGTAACCTGGAATTTTCATTGAGTGGTGCGAAGGAAATACAGTCCTTGAGTGAAAGGGTGGTTCATCTTTTACAGCTTGTGAATACGGCCTTTGCCACAAATAATGATGGTTTGGCAGAACAGGCAAAGTTATTTTATGAGGAAATTGTTGACTTGCAGTTTCGCTTGCAGATGAGTCATCTAATAAGGATGAAGGAAGGATCCCGTGAAACAGAAAGAACTAGTTTTTCTCATATGGAATTAATAAACTGTTATATACGAATGAGTGAACATCTTAAAAATATTGCCATGCTAATGAGTTTGAGTAATGATGTGCCCTGTACTTGGCAGGACGGGATGATGCAGCTAAATACTAATTCTCAATAA
- a CDS encoding CAP domain-containing protein, giving the protein MKKLLTVFTGLTMGAVAFMLAMTLPGAGTAEAYTSYNYTSKSNYTTYNNYSGYNYSKYQRPSYATPAPVQQTPVNQPNTTPSTQPTNQPMNVSVADEQAMLNLINKERAAAGLKPLAYDAKLTELARMKAQDMITNNYFSHTSPTYGSPFDMMKKFGVVYHYAGENLAGAADVNTAHVNLMNSPGHKANILKPEYTKVGIGVVKGGRYSKIFVQLFNG; this is encoded by the coding sequence ATGAAAAAACTATTAACAGTGTTCACAGGACTTACAATGGGAGCCGTTGCTTTTATGCTTGCAATGACTTTACCAGGTGCCGGAACTGCAGAAGCTTACACTTCCTATAACTATACCAGCAAGAGCAACTATACCACCTATAACAACTACAGTGGTTATAATTACAGCAAATATCAGAGACCTTCTTATGCAACACCTGCACCCGTTCAGCAGACCCCTGTGAATCAGCCTAATACCACACCCAGCACTCAACCAACCAATCAGCCGATGAATGTCAGTGTTGCGGACGAGCAAGCTATGTTAAACCTGATTAACAAGGAACGTGCTGCGGCAGGTCTTAAGCCCCTGGCTTACGATGCTAAACTGACGGAACTGGCACGGATGAAGGCCCAGGATATGATTACCAATAATTACTTTAGCCACACATCCCCTACCTACGGTTCCCCCTTTGATATGATGAAAAAATTTGGCGTTGTATACCACTACGCGGGGGAAAACTTAGCAGGGGCAGCGGATGTTAATACAGCCCATGTTAACTTAATGAATTCCCCGGGACACAAAGCCAATATCCTAAAACCTGAATATACAAAGGTGGGAATTGGGGTTGTGAAAGGCGGACGTTATAGCAAGATTTTTGTACAATTATTTAATGGTTAG
- a CDS encoding amino acid ABC transporter permease, whose translation MHVGPLDINFIIKILPNLLLGAVMTIKLTFFAITFGTLIGLLVALAKISSFKILRWFGGLYTWVIRGVPLLLQLMFLYYGLPFMGLTLNEFTVAVIGMSVCGGAYIAEIMRAGIQSIDKGQMEAALSMGMTYPQAMRRVILPQAYKRLLPPMGNEFITLMKDSALVSVICMTELLRAANLLQNATFRPIEIYVVAGLLYLIMTTFFTMVVNRLEKKLAVSEGD comes from the coding sequence ATGCACGTAGGCCCATTGGACATAAATTTTATCATAAAAATTCTACCCAATTTATTATTGGGAGCTGTCATGACAATTAAGTTAACTTTTTTTGCCATTACCTTTGGGACCTTAATTGGTTTGCTTGTCGCCCTAGCTAAAATTTCCAGCTTTAAAATATTACGTTGGTTTGGGGGACTCTACACCTGGGTTATCCGTGGTGTCCCCCTTCTTCTTCAACTAATGTTTTTATATTATGGCCTACCCTTTATGGGACTTACTCTGAATGAATTTACCGTGGCTGTCATTGGTATGTCTGTGTGCGGCGGTGCCTATATTGCAGAAATTATGCGGGCCGGTATTCAGTCCATTGATAAAGGTCAGATGGAAGCAGCACTTTCCATGGGTATGACTTACCCCCAGGCCATGCGCCGGGTTATTCTTCCCCAAGCATATAAACGCCTGCTTCCTCCAATGGGTAACGAATTTATTACATTAATGAAAGACAGTGCACTGGTCTCTGTTATTTGTATGACTGAACTATTAAGGGCAGCTAACCTGTTGCAAAACGCTACTTTTCGTCCCATTGAGATTTATGTTGTTGCAGGACTCCTTTATCTGATAATGACAACTTTCTTTACAATGGTGGTAAACCGCTTGGAAAAAAAATTAGCGGTCTCCGAAGGTGATTAG
- the thrC gene encoding threonine synthase, which yields MRYESTRGHSPVVSSAEAITKGIAPDGGLYVPTEKVSIDLSKIEALSSLSYPERATFVLKHFLTDFSDDELIQCVDAAYGNSNFSSPDVAPVKPLTDNTAILELWHGPTCAFKDMALQILPQFLVRSLTKTGEASEIVILVATSGDTGKAALEGFANVPGTSIIVFFPQQGVSEVQRLQMLTQEGKNVYVVGVKGNFDDAQTGVKKVFSDQEFAALLANKGFRLSSANSINWGRLVPQIVYYFSAYADIVKNGTVKNGESINFVVPTGNFGNILAGYYAKSMGLPVNRLICASNTNNVLTDFIRTGTYNRKREFFKTNSPSMDILISSNLERLLYELTGKQSDKINEWMTQLKSTGIYRVDSDLLDLIQQHFWSDYATDEETLDTIHKVWLDHNYLMDTHTAVAMNVLEKYRAATGDNTYSVVASTASPFKFNGSVTKAILGEKAVSGKSEFALLNDLASFTNWSIPVGLRNLDKRPVLHQRLTNKDEIGNSVKNILIG from the coding sequence ATGAGATACGAAAGCACACGAGGTCACTCTCCTGTTGTTTCATCCGCTGAAGCAATAACAAAAGGTATAGCCCCTGACGGGGGATTATATGTACCAACTGAGAAGGTATCAATAGATCTAAGTAAAATTGAAGCCCTAAGTTCTTTATCCTATCCTGAAAGGGCTACCTTCGTATTAAAACATTTTCTGACAGACTTTAGTGACGACGAATTAATTCAGTGTGTTGATGCAGCCTATGGCAATAGTAATTTTTCCTCACCGGATGTTGCCCCTGTTAAACCACTTACTGACAACACAGCGATTTTGGAACTCTGGCACGGTCCCACCTGTGCCTTTAAAGACATGGCCTTGCAAATTCTGCCCCAATTTTTAGTGAGATCCCTTACAAAGACCGGTGAAGCATCTGAAATTGTTATACTTGTAGCCACCTCCGGGGACACAGGTAAAGCAGCTTTGGAAGGTTTTGCAAATGTTCCTGGTACAAGCATTATAGTATTTTTCCCACAACAAGGAGTTAGTGAAGTACAAAGGCTGCAGATGCTAACTCAGGAAGGTAAAAATGTGTATGTAGTTGGGGTTAAGGGTAATTTTGATGATGCCCAAACCGGGGTTAAGAAGGTATTTAGCGACCAGGAATTTGCAGCTTTACTGGCTAACAAGGGTTTCCGTTTATCTTCGGCCAACTCCATAAACTGGGGTCGTCTGGTCCCTCAGATTGTTTACTACTTCTCCGCCTATGCGGATATTGTAAAAAATGGTACTGTTAAAAATGGTGAGTCCATCAACTTTGTGGTGCCTACAGGAAACTTTGGCAACATCCTGGCAGGCTATTATGCTAAAAGTATGGGCCTACCAGTAAATCGCTTGATTTGTGCATCAAATACCAATAACGTACTAACAGATTTTATCCGAACAGGTACCTATAACCGCAAACGAGAATTTTTCAAAACCAACTCACCTTCTATGGATATTTTAATCTCCAGTAATCTGGAACGACTGCTGTACGAATTAACCGGCAAACAGTCTGATAAAATCAATGAATGGATGACGCAATTGAAGAGTACCGGCATCTATAGGGTTGACTCTGATTTGCTGGACCTAATCCAACAACATTTCTGGTCTGACTATGCCACCGATGAAGAAACATTAGACACCATTCACAAAGTTTGGTTAGACCATAATTATTTAATGGACACCCATACAGCAGTTGCCATGAATGTTCTAGAAAAATATCGAGCTGCCACAGGGGATAATACCTATTCTGTGGTGGCTTCCACGGCTAGCCCTTTTAAGTTTAACGGTAGCGTAACAAAGGCTATTCTTGGTGAAAAAGCAGTGTCTGGCAAAAGTGAGTTTGCATTATTGAATGACTTAGCTTCCTTTACCAACTGGTCCATACCTGTAGGTCTACGGAATTTGGATAAGCGCCCGGTCCTACACCAAAGGTTGACCAACAAGGATGAAATCGGTAACTCTGTTAAAAATATTTTAATTGGTTAA